One region of Hymenobacter sediminicola genomic DNA includes:
- a CDS encoding GH92 family glycosyl hydrolase, protein MKLLPLAALLFATVPTLAQKAKPTENLVQYAKPLVGTARMGHMYPGATVPFGMVQLSPDTDTIGYELNGKYNPRVYEYCAGYQYADKTIVGFSHTHFSGTGHSDLGDFLVMPTTGPLQLNPGTADQPERGFRSRFSHQNEVAEPAYYRVRLDDHNIVAELTASNRVGMHQYTFPQTEQAHIILDLTAGIYNYPDKNVWTFVRVENDSLVTGYRQTHGWARTRTEYFAMSFSKPFVSYGSRNLSKKQVYRGFWGRFDQTKNFPELAGEQLRLFFDFKTTAGEKVKVKMALSGVSTEGALRNMRAEVPGWDFEAVKRAGQALWQQELGKVVVESPKRTDKENFYTAMYHAALSPTTYMDVDGQYRGLDQNIHKAEGFTNYTSFSLWDTYRALHPLYNLLQPKRNADMVQSMLAHFDQSTMHMLPIWSHYANENWCMIGYHSVPVIVDAVLKGVVPADQAQRALDACVTTAHQQRYDGIGLYEQLGYVPEDKSGSSVSKTLEYAYDDWCIAQLAKKLGKADIEAEFSKRAQNWQNVYDQRINFMRPRLADGSFRPRFDVLSTNDQGFIEGNAWNYSLYVPQDPAALIAKMGGEKKFLPHLDSLFTMHLPDKFFAETEDITRDGIIGNYVHGNEPAHHVAYLYNWTSQPYKTQARVRMILPKMYRPTPDGLGGNDDCGQMSAWYIFSSLGFYPVAPGSPEYALGSPAVHGATINLENGNTFRITVKNQSDKNIYVKEARLNGQKLTRPFLQYADVVKGGELVFTMAGKP, encoded by the coding sequence ATGAAACTACTGCCGCTTGCCGCGCTGCTTTTCGCTACCGTACCAACCCTCGCCCAGAAAGCCAAGCCCACCGAAAACCTGGTGCAGTACGCCAAGCCGCTGGTGGGCACGGCCCGGATGGGGCACATGTATCCAGGGGCCACGGTGCCGTTTGGCATGGTGCAGCTCTCACCCGATACCGATACCATCGGCTACGAGCTGAACGGCAAGTACAACCCACGCGTGTACGAGTACTGCGCCGGCTACCAGTACGCCGATAAAACCATCGTCGGTTTCTCGCACACCCACTTCAGCGGCACTGGCCACTCCGACTTGGGCGACTTTCTGGTGATGCCTACCACCGGCCCGCTCCAACTCAACCCCGGCACCGCCGACCAGCCGGAGCGTGGCTTCCGCTCCCGGTTTTCGCACCAGAACGAGGTAGCCGAACCCGCCTACTACCGCGTCCGGCTCGACGACCACAACATTGTGGCCGAGCTGACCGCCTCCAACCGGGTGGGGATGCACCAGTACACCTTCCCGCAGACGGAGCAGGCGCACATTATTCTCGACCTCACGGCTGGCATCTACAACTACCCCGATAAGAACGTCTGGACCTTTGTGCGGGTGGAAAACGACTCGCTCGTGACCGGCTACCGCCAAACCCACGGCTGGGCGCGCACCCGCACCGAGTACTTCGCCATGAGCTTCTCGAAGCCGTTCGTGAGCTACGGCAGCCGCAACCTGTCCAAAAAGCAAGTGTACCGCGGCTTCTGGGGCCGTTTCGACCAAACCAAGAACTTCCCCGAGCTGGCCGGCGAGCAGCTACGATTGTTCTTCGATTTCAAGACCACGGCCGGGGAGAAGGTGAAGGTGAAAATGGCCTTGTCGGGCGTGAGCACCGAGGGGGCGCTGCGCAACATGCGCGCCGAGGTACCGGGCTGGGACTTCGAGGCGGTGAAGCGGGCCGGGCAGGCACTGTGGCAGCAGGAGCTGGGCAAAGTGGTTGTTGAGTCGCCGAAGCGAACGGACAAGGAGAACTTCTACACGGCTATGTACCACGCCGCCCTCAGCCCCACCACCTACATGGACGTGGACGGGCAGTACCGCGGCCTCGACCAGAACATTCATAAGGCCGAAGGCTTCACCAACTACACGTCGTTTTCGCTCTGGGACACGTACCGCGCCCTGCACCCGCTCTATAACCTGCTGCAACCCAAGCGCAACGCCGACATGGTGCAATCCATGCTGGCCCACTTCGACCAGAGCACGATGCATATGCTGCCCATCTGGAGCCACTACGCCAACGAAAACTGGTGCATGATTGGCTACCACTCGGTGCCCGTGATAGTGGATGCCGTGCTGAAAGGCGTAGTGCCCGCCGACCAGGCCCAGCGCGCCCTCGACGCCTGCGTAACCACCGCCCACCAGCAGCGCTACGACGGTATCGGCCTTTACGAGCAGCTCGGCTACGTGCCCGAAGACAAAAGCGGCTCATCGGTTTCCAAAACGCTGGAATACGCCTATGACGACTGGTGCATTGCGCAACTGGCCAAGAAGCTGGGCAAGGCGGACATCGAAGCGGAGTTCAGCAAGCGCGCCCAAAACTGGCAGAACGTGTACGACCAGCGCATCAACTTCATGCGCCCCCGCCTCGCCGACGGCAGCTTCCGCCCGCGCTTCGACGTGCTGAGCACCAACGACCAGGGCTTCATTGAGGGCAACGCCTGGAACTACAGCCTCTACGTGCCCCAGGACCCGGCGGCGCTCATCGCCAAAATGGGCGGCGAAAAGAAGTTTCTGCCCCACCTCGATTCGTTGTTCACCATGCACCTGCCGGATAAGTTCTTCGCCGAAACCGAGGACATCACCCGCGACGGTATCATCGGCAACTACGTGCACGGCAACGAGCCCGCCCACCACGTGGCCTACCTCTACAACTGGACCAGCCAGCCCTACAAAACCCAGGCCCGCGTCCGCATGATTCTGCCCAAAATGTACCGCCCCACCCCCGACGGCCTCGGCGGCAACGACGACTGCGGGCAGATGTCGGCTTGGTATATCTTCTCGTCGTTGGGCTTCTACCCCGTGGCCCCCGGCTCGCCGGAGTACGCCCTGGGCAGCCCTGCCGTGCACGGTGCCACCATCAACCTAGAGAACGGCAATACCTTCCGCATCACCGTCAAAAATCAGAGCGACAAAAACATCTACGTGAAGGAAGCACGCCTCAACGGCCAGAAACTCACGCGGCCGTTTTTACAGTATGCCGATGTGGTGAAAGGAGGGGAGTTGGTTTTTACGATGGCAGGAAAGCCCTAA
- a CDS encoding nuclear transport factor 2 family protein: MKNWYVLLSGVAMLGACATVKTTMPAAAGEYKPVDTQLYRTIAQQDSLMFVAFNQHDVAKLQSFFAEDLEFYHDKGGLANFQQTMQGFRSLFDQNKTTGLHRQLVPGTLEVYPINNYGAVETYQHRFCHVENGRDDCGTFKNMMVWRLRDGRWQVTRVVSYGH; the protein is encoded by the coding sequence ATGAAAAATTGGTATGTGCTTTTGAGTGGTGTGGCCATGCTGGGAGCCTGCGCCACAGTGAAAACCACCATGCCGGCTGCAGCAGGGGAATACAAGCCCGTCGATACGCAGTTGTACCGCACTATAGCCCAACAGGACAGCCTGATGTTCGTGGCCTTCAATCAGCACGATGTAGCCAAGCTCCAAAGCTTCTTCGCCGAAGACCTGGAGTTCTACCACGACAAAGGCGGTTTGGCCAACTTCCAGCAAACCATGCAGGGCTTCCGGAGTCTGTTCGACCAGAACAAAACCACTGGCCTCCACCGCCAACTCGTGCCCGGCACCCTGGAAGTGTACCCCATCAACAACTACGGCGCCGTAGAAACCTACCAGCACCGCTTCTGCCACGTGGAAAATGGCCGCGACGACTGCGGCACCTTCAAGAACATGATGGTGTGGCGCCTACGCGACGGGCGGTGGCAGGTGACGCGGGTGGTGAGTTACGGGCACTGA
- a CDS encoding GH92 family glycosyl hydrolase, producing the protein MPKLLFALLTLLSFTASAQAPRNLAALVNPLMGTDSKPSLSNGNTYPAIARPWGMNFWLPQTGKMGSGWAYQYSADKLKGFKQTHQPSPWMNDYGQFSIMPITGKLRFEEEERASWFSHKAEEATPYYYRVYLADHNITTELTPTERAARFRFTFPQTDSAYVVLDALDKGSHVQVLPKQRRIIGYTTRNSGGVPQNFKNYFVLEFDHDFLSTTIYQDKVLDSKLLEATANHTGAVVGFKTRKGEQVQVRVASSFISAEQAERNLGEIGQDNFNTVKEKGRAAWNEQLGRVQVEGGTDAQQRTFYSCLYRSLLFPRKFYELDAQGQPVHYSPYNGQVLPGFMYTDTGFWDTFRCLFPFLNLLYPDVNSQMQAGLVNTYKEGGWLPEWASPGYRDVMVGNNSASVVADAYLKGVRGYDINLLYEAMLKGANAQGPLEAVGRAGASYYNKLGYVPYDVKLNENAARTLEYAYDDFAIAQLGQALGRPKKEVALYYKRSQNYRNLFDKQTNLMRGRNQNGTFQSPFNPFKWGDAFTEGNSWHYTWSVFHDVHGLMTLMGGPKPFVAALDTVFTLAPVFDASYYGSVIHEIREMQIADMGNYAHGNQPIQHMVYLYAYAGQPWKTQYWVREVLNRLYLPTPDGYCGDEDNGQTSAWYVFSALGFYPVCPATDQYVLGAPLFPKTTLRLPNGKTIILNAPANSAANRYVQTVRLNGQPYTRNYLSHAALQQGATVDFEMADKPNTSRGIGADDAPYSFSRGK; encoded by the coding sequence ATGCCCAAACTGCTTTTCGCCCTCCTGACGTTGCTGTCCTTCACCGCCTCTGCCCAGGCTCCGCGCAACCTGGCGGCGCTGGTAAACCCGCTGATGGGCACCGATTCCAAGCCCAGCCTTTCCAATGGCAACACGTACCCGGCCATTGCGCGGCCTTGGGGCATGAACTTCTGGCTGCCACAGACCGGCAAAATGGGCAGCGGCTGGGCCTACCAGTATTCGGCCGACAAGCTCAAGGGCTTCAAGCAAACCCACCAGCCTTCGCCGTGGATGAACGACTACGGGCAGTTCAGCATCATGCCCATCACCGGAAAGTTGCGCTTCGAGGAAGAGGAGCGGGCCAGCTGGTTTTCGCACAAGGCTGAGGAAGCCACGCCCTATTACTACCGCGTTTACCTCGCCGACCATAACATCACCACCGAGCTAACGCCCACCGAGCGCGCCGCCCGTTTCCGCTTCACGTTCCCGCAAACCGATAGCGCCTATGTGGTCCTCGATGCCCTCGACAAAGGCTCTCATGTGCAGGTGCTGCCGAAGCAGCGGCGCATCATCGGGTATACCACCCGCAACAGCGGTGGCGTGCCGCAGAACTTCAAGAACTACTTCGTCCTAGAATTCGACCATGATTTTCTGAGTACCACCATCTACCAGGATAAGGTGCTGGACAGCAAGCTGCTCGAAGCCACTGCCAACCATACGGGCGCTGTGGTAGGCTTTAAAACCCGTAAGGGCGAGCAGGTGCAGGTGCGGGTGGCCTCGTCATTCATCAGTGCCGAGCAGGCCGAGCGGAACCTGGGTGAAATTGGGCAGGACAATTTCAATACGGTGAAAGAGAAGGGCCGCGCTGCCTGGAACGAGCAGCTGGGCCGGGTACAGGTGGAGGGCGGCACCGACGCCCAGCAGCGCACGTTTTACTCCTGCCTGTACCGCTCGTTGCTGTTTCCGCGCAAGTTTTACGAGCTGGATGCGCAGGGCCAGCCGGTGCACTACTCGCCTTACAACGGGCAGGTGCTGCCAGGCTTCATGTACACCGATACCGGCTTCTGGGACACGTTCCGCTGCTTGTTTCCCTTCCTGAATCTGCTCTACCCCGATGTGAACAGCCAGATGCAGGCGGGCCTCGTGAACACCTACAAGGAAGGCGGCTGGCTGCCGGAATGGGCCAGCCCCGGCTACCGCGACGTGATGGTGGGCAACAACTCGGCCTCGGTGGTGGCCGATGCCTACTTGAAGGGGGTGCGCGGCTACGACATCAACCTGCTATATGAGGCCATGCTAAAAGGCGCCAACGCGCAGGGCCCTCTGGAGGCCGTGGGCCGGGCCGGCGCCAGCTACTACAACAAGCTCGGCTACGTGCCCTACGACGTGAAGCTCAACGAAAATGCCGCCCGCACCCTTGAATACGCCTACGACGACTTCGCCATTGCCCAACTCGGACAGGCGCTGGGCCGGCCCAAAAAGGAAGTGGCGCTCTACTACAAGCGCAGCCAGAACTACCGCAACCTCTTCGACAAGCAAACCAACCTGATGCGCGGCCGCAACCAAAACGGCACCTTCCAGTCGCCTTTCAATCCCTTCAAGTGGGGCGACGCCTTCACCGAAGGCAACAGCTGGCACTACACTTGGTCGGTGTTTCATGATGTGCACGGGCTGATGACGCTTATGGGCGGCCCCAAACCCTTCGTGGCGGCCCTGGATACGGTGTTTACCTTGGCTCCGGTATTTGATGCGTCGTACTACGGCTCGGTGATTCACGAAATCCGGGAGATGCAAATTGCCGACATGGGCAACTACGCTCACGGCAACCAGCCCATTCAGCACATGGTGTACCTTTACGCCTATGCCGGGCAGCCCTGGAAAACGCAATATTGGGTGCGCGAAGTGCTCAACCGCCTCTATCTGCCCACCCCCGACGGCTACTGCGGCGACGAAGACAACGGCCAAACCTCGGCCTGGTACGTCTTCTCGGCCCTGGGTTTCTACCCCGTCTGTCCCGCCACCGACCAGTACGTGCTAGGCGCGCCGCTCTTCCCCAAAACCACGCTGCGCCTGCCCAACGGCAAAACCATCATCCTCAACGCCCCCGCCAACAGCGCCGCCAACCGCTACGTGCAAACCGTACGCCTCAACGGCCAGCCCTACACCCGCAACTACCTCAGCCACGCCGCCCTGCAGCAAGGCGCTACCGTAGATTTTGAAATGGCCGACAAGCCGAACACAAGCCGTGGTATTGGCGCTGACGATGCGCCGTATTCGTTTTCGCGGGGGAAGTAG
- a CDS encoding AAA family ATPase — protein MKILRVRFFNLNSLRGEHTVDFSLSPLADSGLFAITGATGAGKTTILDAITLALYGQVPRHETTGPEQVMSHGTGESWSEVEFEVNGQHYRSKWGQYRARKRPEGNLQPPSMELSERKVAADGDETWPFLETYKSKVPLRVAELSGLEYKQFLRSVLLAQGDFTRFLKAPAGERAQLLEKITDTRKYSDISRAAFERAKHETQQTEQLRAGLAGVTLLSSEEVTFLEGEAQDLTRQLTAATAAQEQLREARQWHLRLQELRQKLTATQQRQQHLTIQTETLAPHRQRLALHQQAAPFATDYALLRQTEQQLARVQQEVEQLRTQLPQLQERRAAAETARNTAQQAHEAATITLKAQEPKLREAEQLDLLMAEARQRLDKGKHEYQERNTLWKEQNREAAQAAEQTKLQQQQAHDLRDWLTRRAVLSGAADALAPLSGYLQDWQHIQAEIAELEQISKVRQQQLMAATATETSSTQLLQEARAQLAATATHYTTAATARHDWHHQLTHHIARLHREEATLEAGLQDLRRLTQAHQLILTHEDARRHLVAGEPCPLCGALEHPYAAGVLGVSEDSVQRDREREQELTQQVVALKGRINRLASISGLLETDSQLSTPETPVLRWLSEAEEATVPATVRALVQELRTLDQQQQQAQLTQAKAEADLGNAQTQQQQLRRELDQLTRRLEDSREQAPKIKEIITSLLKSFGLEFSGENGPALVRSLENAGTEFRQKQQEAEKLERLLEVTQERAAAAETRRAELQQWLTQRFDELKKENEAIQLQQQQRHELLPEPNIAQVRQQLEEAVRTAEQQRQRTEQQLLQHETAHTVAANTLRQREQDAQQQQLAQHQQHTALVAGLTAAGLAPNPAALPALLLPDPELNTLQSQLRRHEQEVALAAETLQETTELLQTEETRALTPEPPEAIDQQLNAYSQQLASLNQQLGQRQERLGSHRAGQERHATLAAELDKQQQEARRWRELAELIGSADGKKFSEFAQGLTLARLVDLANRHLHRFTDRYRILRNPEQHLDLLIQDEYQAAAVRSMNSLSGGESFLVSLALALGLSELAGRKTQIDTLFIDEGFGTLDPDTLDVALSALEMLQGTGKTIGIISHVEALKERVHTQINVRKGAGGVSSLQVLGFGEEL, from the coding sequence ATGAAAATTCTCCGCGTCCGATTCTTCAACCTCAACTCCCTGCGCGGGGAGCACACCGTGGATTTCAGTTTGAGCCCTTTGGCCGATTCGGGGCTGTTTGCCATAACGGGTGCCACGGGAGCGGGTAAAACCACCATCCTCGACGCCATTACGCTGGCCCTTTACGGCCAAGTACCACGCCACGAAACCACGGGCCCTGAGCAGGTAATGAGCCACGGCACCGGCGAGAGCTGGTCCGAAGTGGAGTTTGAAGTCAACGGCCAGCACTACCGCTCCAAGTGGGGCCAATACCGTGCCCGCAAGCGCCCCGAGGGCAACTTGCAGCCGCCTAGCATGGAACTGAGCGAGCGGAAAGTGGCAGCCGACGGCGACGAAACCTGGCCGTTTCTGGAAACCTACAAGTCGAAGGTGCCGCTGCGGGTGGCCGAATTGAGCGGGCTGGAATACAAGCAGTTCCTGCGCTCGGTGCTACTGGCCCAGGGCGACTTCACGCGCTTCCTGAAAGCGCCGGCCGGCGAGCGGGCCCAGCTGCTGGAAAAAATTACCGACACCCGCAAATACTCCGACATCTCGCGGGCGGCCTTTGAGCGAGCCAAGCACGAAACCCAACAGACCGAACAGCTACGGGCCGGGCTGGCGGGTGTTACGCTGCTTTCCAGTGAGGAAGTGACGTTTCTGGAAGGTGAAGCGCAGGACCTGACCCGGCAGCTCACGGCCGCCACCGCCGCTCAGGAGCAGCTGCGCGAGGCGCGGCAGTGGCACCTACGGCTGCAGGAGCTACGCCAGAAGCTGACCGCCACCCAGCAGCGTCAGCAGCATCTCACCATCCAGACTGAAACCCTGGCTCCGCACCGCCAACGGCTGGCGCTGCATCAGCAGGCTGCTCCTTTTGCTACCGACTACGCCCTGCTGCGCCAGACCGAGCAGCAGCTGGCGCGGGTGCAGCAGGAAGTGGAGCAGCTCCGCACCCAGCTACCGCAGCTACAGGAACGCCGCGCCGCCGCTGAAACCGCCCGCAACACCGCCCAGCAAGCCCACGAAGCCGCCACCATCACCCTCAAAGCCCAGGAACCGAAACTGCGCGAGGCTGAGCAGCTGGACTTGCTGATGGCCGAAGCCCGCCAGCGGCTCGACAAAGGCAAGCACGAATACCAGGAGCGCAACACGCTGTGGAAAGAGCAAAACCGCGAAGCCGCGCAGGCCGCCGAGCAAACCAAGCTACAGCAGCAACAGGCGCACGATTTGCGCGATTGGCTGACGCGCCGGGCTGTGCTGAGCGGGGCTGCCGATGCCCTGGCTCCGCTCAGCGGCTACCTGCAGGACTGGCAGCACATTCAGGCCGAAATAGCCGAGCTGGAGCAAATCAGCAAAGTGCGGCAGCAGCAGCTCATGGCAGCCACCGCCACCGAAACCAGTAGCACCCAACTGCTGCAGGAAGCCCGCGCCCAGCTGGCCGCCACCGCCACGCACTACACTACCGCGGCTACGGCCCGCCACGACTGGCATCACCAGCTTACGCACCATATAGCCCGCCTGCACCGCGAGGAAGCCACACTGGAAGCAGGTTTGCAGGATTTGCGCCGCCTTACCCAGGCCCACCAGCTGATTCTGACCCATGAGGATGCCCGCCGACACCTAGTGGCCGGGGAGCCCTGCCCGCTATGTGGCGCGCTGGAGCATCCGTATGCCGCCGGTGTGCTGGGCGTGAGTGAAGACTCCGTACAGCGTGACCGGGAACGGGAGCAGGAACTTACGCAGCAGGTGGTAGCCCTGAAAGGCCGCATCAACCGGCTGGCTAGCATCAGCGGGCTGCTGGAAACCGACTCTCAGCTATCCACCCCTGAAACGCCGGTACTCCGCTGGCTTTCCGAAGCTGAAGAAGCCACCGTGCCTGCCACCGTACGGGCTCTGGTGCAGGAGCTGCGTACCCTCGACCAGCAGCAGCAACAGGCCCAACTTACGCAAGCCAAAGCCGAGGCTGACCTCGGCAACGCCCAAACTCAGCAGCAGCAGCTGCGCCGGGAGCTGGACCAGTTGACAAGGCGGCTAGAGGATTCGCGGGAGCAGGCTCCGAAAATCAAGGAAATCATTACCAGCCTGCTGAAGTCATTTGGGCTGGAGTTTTCGGGGGAGAATGGTCCGGCTCTGGTACGCAGCCTGGAAAACGCGGGCACCGAGTTCCGGCAGAAACAGCAGGAAGCCGAAAAGCTGGAACGTTTGCTTGAAGTAACACAGGAGCGCGCCGCAGCGGCCGAAACGCGCCGCGCCGAACTGCAGCAGTGGCTTACACAGCGTTTCGACGAGCTAAAGAAGGAAAATGAAGCCATCCAGCTTCAGCAGCAGCAGCGCCACGAGTTGCTTCCTGAACCCAATATTGCCCAGGTTCGGCAGCAACTAGAAGAAGCCGTGCGCACTGCCGAGCAGCAGCGCCAGCGCACCGAGCAGCAGCTTTTGCAGCACGAAACCGCCCATACGGTAGCAGCCAACACATTGCGCCAGCGCGAGCAGGATGCCCAGCAGCAGCAACTGGCCCAGCACCAGCAGCACACGGCCTTGGTAGCCGGTCTCACCGCCGCCGGCCTCGCCCCTAACCCCGCTGCCTTGCCCGCCCTGCTCCTCCCCGACCCGGAACTCAACACCCTGCAGAGCCAGTTGCGCCGCCACGAGCAGGAAGTAGCCTTGGCCGCCGAAACCCTGCAGGAAACCACCGAGCTGCTGCAAACCGAAGAAACCCGCGCCCTCACCCCAGAGCCGCCGGAAGCCATTGATCAGCAGCTGAACGCCTATAGCCAGCAGTTGGCCTCACTCAACCAGCAACTGGGGCAGCGGCAGGAGCGGCTGGGCAGCCACCGGGCCGGGCAGGAACGCCACGCAACACTGGCTGCTGAGCTAGACAAGCAGCAGCAGGAAGCGCGCCGCTGGCGCGAACTGGCCGAGCTCATCGGCTCTGCTGATGGCAAAAAGTTTAGCGAATTTGCCCAAGGCCTTACCCTAGCGCGCCTCGTGGATCTGGCCAACCGCCACCTGCACCGATTCACCGACAGGTACCGTATCCTGCGCAACCCCGAGCAGCACCTCGACCTGCTCATTCAGGACGAGTATCAAGCAGCGGCGGTGCGCTCCATGAACTCACTGTCGGGTGGCGAGAGTTTTCTGGTGAGTCTGGCGCTGGCGCTGGGCCTCTCGGAGCTGGCTGGCCGCAAAACTCAAATCGACACACTCTTCATTGATGAGGGTTTCGGCACCCTCGACCCCGACACGCTGGACGTGGCCCTTTCGGCGCTGGAAATGCTGCAGGGAACGGGCAAAACCATTGGCATCATTTCGCACGTGGAGGCGCTGAAAGAGCGGGTGCATACCCAGATCAACGTGCGCAAAGGCGCCGGTGGCGTCAGCTCGCTGCAGGTGCTAGGCTTCGGCGAGGAGCTATAG
- a CDS encoding DUF6687 family protein: MKKHFVPFQQLRQQPTIVVDSTGLGAALTLAHWRGASTPAALRDDTSAGSVLRALHQPETPGLEAAAVTANHFDIDGFVGVWALLNPELALHHESLLRLVATLGDFREIDWHDPSADHALQLVCWLNAEEKARFYEPFGAPARRRREDEASAEKFNWFLPRFAEILANPEASRATWEPEYKRVKQAVAILQSAVTTVRRYPEIGLTVVRTPETLPYYALFSPSIGTDMVLSLYDDQRYEFEYKYTTWIDLESRPTLPRLPLDALAIRLNELEQTPHRWTFDGITDTGPLLRLSGKSLTKPQRYDDPDQRPLYSSSIVPKQLEAEIMAFFQTGYAGIAPKRYWTWAEIRATGQ; this comes from the coding sequence TTGAAAAAGCACTTCGTTCCGTTTCAGCAGCTCCGCCAGCAGCCCACTATTGTAGTTGACAGTACTGGGCTGGGGGCGGCCCTGACGCTGGCGCACTGGCGTGGAGCCTCCACGCCCGCGGCCCTGCGCGACGACACCAGCGCCGGCTCCGTACTCCGGGCGCTACACCAGCCCGAAACCCCCGGACTGGAAGCCGCCGCCGTTACGGCCAACCACTTCGATATCGATGGGTTTGTGGGCGTATGGGCACTGCTGAATCCCGAATTGGCGCTGCATCATGAGTCCCTGCTGCGGCTGGTGGCGACGCTCGGCGACTTTCGCGAAATTGATTGGCATGACCCGTCGGCCGACCATGCGTTGCAGTTGGTGTGCTGGCTGAATGCGGAGGAAAAAGCTCGGTTCTATGAGCCGTTCGGGGCTCCGGCTCGCCGCAGGCGCGAGGATGAAGCCTCGGCGGAGAAGTTTAACTGGTTTCTGCCGCGTTTCGCGGAGATACTGGCAAATCCGGAAGCCAGCCGTGCCACCTGGGAGCCGGAATACAAGCGGGTGAAACAGGCCGTGGCAATACTACAGAGCGCCGTAACGACTGTGCGCCGCTACCCCGAAATTGGGCTGACGGTGGTGCGTACGCCGGAGACGTTGCCGTACTACGCGCTGTTCAGCCCAAGCATCGGCACCGATATGGTTCTGAGCCTTTATGATGACCAGCGCTACGAATTCGAGTACAAATACACGACTTGGATAGACCTCGAAAGCCGCCCCACATTACCGCGGCTGCCGCTCGATGCGCTGGCCATCCGCCTCAACGAGCTGGAGCAGACGCCGCACCGCTGGACTTTCGACGGCATTACCGACACCGGCCCGTTGCTGCGCCTAAGCGGCAAAAGCCTCACGAAGCCCCAGCGCTACGACGACCCCGACCAACGCCCGCTGTATTCGTCCTCTATTGTGCCGAAGCAATTGGAGGCGGAAATAATGGCCTTCTTCCAGACCGGTTACGCAGGCATTGCGCCGAAACGCTACTGGACCTGGGCTGAAATCCGTGCCACCGGTCAGTAG
- a CDS encoding HNH endonuclease: MQHTSRHHLVPREEGGRHGPTADLCQPCHSTIHVLLDNKELARRYHTIEALQTAEELQKYLHWVRRSRVERISNRRGKR, from the coding sequence GTGCAGCATACCTCGCGCCACCATCTGGTGCCCCGCGAAGAGGGTGGCCGCCACGGCCCCACCGCCGACCTATGCCAGCCCTGCCACAGCACCATTCATGTGCTACTGGACAACAAAGAACTGGCCCGCCGCTACCACACCATTGAAGCACTGCAAACGGCCGAGGAGCTGCAGAAATATCTGCATTGGGTGCGTCGCAGCCGGGTTGAGCGGATTTCCAACCGGCGTGGAAAAAGGTAG
- the trxA gene encoding thioredoxin, translated as MAKKSFAELINSPGMPVLVDFFADWCGPCKTMAPILEQVAAQHQGKLKIIKVDVDRNPAAAQQFRVQSIPTLILFHKGQPVWRQAGAVPAAQLTQAVQPFLS; from the coding sequence ATGGCTAAGAAGTCGTTTGCAGAACTCATAAACAGCCCAGGCATGCCCGTGCTGGTCGATTTTTTTGCCGACTGGTGCGGCCCCTGCAAAACCATGGCTCCGATTCTGGAACAGGTAGCGGCGCAGCACCAGGGAAAGCTCAAAATCATCAAGGTAGACGTAGACCGTAACCCGGCGGCAGCTCAGCAGTTTCGGGTGCAGAGCATTCCTACGCTCATTCTGTTTCATAAGGGCCAGCCAGTATGGCGACAGGCCGGGGCAGTGCCCGCCGCCCAGCTGACACAGGCCGTGCAACCCTTTCTAAGCTAA